In Sutterella faecalis, a genomic segment contains:
- a CDS encoding M3 family metallopeptidase — protein MTKTDINAILKGPEWTMEDAYGDIGSVRYEESLREAAAAAERLAQLGECPEEDIQERLGIYSNAWERISSLTSFVKCLGAKNVEDGRVSAAKGRLTEVSAQLDAAAGKLFAAIASLAADSPLWNERPLSDWSFVLRERMHDWKSKLSLSDREWLEHFEVRCFTPMGDLFKEFQKGVDFTARRSDGTEERIRAAKLVAVIKGAPDRVLRDSVHAGLVKSYGERKGLYAGLLNELHGFRLTAFERAGTTPLAVSLAQNRMSEGALKAMRQAILSEIDLVRESVLLRAPFFGSEKLAVFDLMAPAPEKDSQVPQLIPYRDGIGIVKKALGTVDPAMADFIDMMLEKHWIDAVVSDNKIGGAFYSRMNEFRMPRVFTSYMGTLTTVLQQGHELGHAYHYWVMRDMPAILTEFPMTLTETASTFNEALIRRYLLARADDREAFGMLWQELRSAANFLMNTMVRMEFELKFLEERRSGLVSADRCIELMREAWREWYGDTTDEADDYLWAYKLHYYKTDQLIYNYPYTVGYLLSQGLLTELDRRGDDFMPFYKAMLRDTGRMTVDEIIGTHFKQNAEDPGFWRGCMKGALASIRRFSELTQQNKL, from the coding sequence ATGACTAAAACCGACATCAATGCAATCCTTAAGGGTCCGGAGTGGACAATGGAGGATGCCTATGGCGACATTGGCTCCGTCCGTTATGAGGAAAGCCTCCGGGAGGCTGCAGCAGCAGCTGAAAGGCTCGCTCAGCTTGGCGAATGTCCCGAAGAGGATATTCAGGAACGTCTCGGCATTTATTCAAATGCATGGGAGCGTATCTCCTCGCTCACGAGCTTTGTGAAGTGTCTTGGCGCCAAGAATGTGGAAGACGGCCGTGTTTCTGCAGCAAAGGGAAGGCTGACGGAAGTTTCTGCTCAGCTTGATGCTGCAGCCGGAAAGCTCTTTGCTGCGATTGCTTCGCTTGCTGCGGATAGTCCCCTTTGGAACGAAAGGCCGCTCTCAGACTGGAGTTTTGTGCTTCGGGAGCGGATGCATGACTGGAAGTCGAAACTCTCGCTTTCGGATCGAGAGTGGCTGGAGCACTTCGAAGTTCGCTGCTTTACGCCGATGGGCGACCTTTTCAAGGAATTTCAGAAAGGCGTCGACTTTACCGCCAGACGCTCCGATGGGACAGAGGAACGCATTCGTGCGGCCAAATTGGTTGCCGTCATCAAGGGGGCGCCTGACCGCGTGCTGAGAGATTCCGTTCATGCCGGTCTTGTGAAGAGCTATGGAGAACGCAAGGGCCTTTATGCGGGGCTCCTCAACGAACTTCACGGCTTCCGCCTGACGGCTTTCGAACGCGCAGGGACAACGCCGCTCGCGGTTTCTCTTGCCCAGAACCGCATGAGCGAAGGTGCGCTCAAAGCAATGCGCCAGGCCATTCTTTCTGAGATTGATCTTGTGCGCGAGAGCGTCCTGCTCCGTGCTCCGTTTTTCGGCAGCGAGAAGCTGGCGGTATTCGACCTCATGGCGCCTGCGCCCGAAAAAGACAGTCAGGTCCCGCAGCTCATTCCCTATCGCGACGGTATTGGAATTGTGAAGAAGGCGCTTGGAACCGTTGATCCGGCGATGGCCGACTTCATCGACATGATGCTCGAAAAGCATTGGATCGACGCTGTGGTCTCCGACAACAAGATCGGCGGAGCTTTTTATTCGCGCATGAATGAGTTCCGCATGCCGAGAGTCTTCACTTCCTACATGGGGACGCTCACAACGGTGCTTCAGCAGGGACATGAGCTCGGACATGCTTATCACTACTGGGTGATGCGCGACATGCCTGCAATACTTACTGAATTTCCGATGACGCTTACGGAAACGGCAAGTACCTTCAATGAAGCGCTGATCCGCAGATACCTGCTCGCCCGGGCAGACGATCGCGAAGCCTTCGGAATGCTCTGGCAGGAGCTGCGCAGCGCCGCCAATTTCCTCATGAATACGATGGTGAGGATGGAGTTTGAACTGAAGTTCCTTGAGGAGCGTCGTTCCGGTCTTGTTTCGGCAGATCGCTGCATCGAGCTCATGCGCGAGGCCTGGCGCGAATGGTACGGCGATACGACAGATGAAGCGGACGATTACCTCTGGGCCTACAAGCTCCACTACTACAAGACCGATCAGCTCATCTACAACTACCCGTATACGGTGGGATATCTCTTATCGCAGGGACTCCTCACCGAGCTTGATCGTCGGGGAGATGATTTCATGCCGTTCTACAAGGCCATGCTGCGCGATACGGGGCGCATGACCGTGGATGAGATTATCGGGACTCACTTCAAGCAAAACGCAGAAGATCCCGGCTTCTGGCGCGGCTGCATGAAGGGAGCGCTGGCATCTATCCGGCGTTTCAGCGAACTTACTCAACAAAACAAACTTTGA
- a CDS encoding porin, translating to MKKTYLALALASLVAAGTAAAADVQIYGRVDAGLRYTSVKHGDDTLKLESGNRAHNRIGFNVTEDIGNGLKAKAYLENGFTLDDGNLDTAGQLFNRRSILALESKTWGEVGFGRMGTVHSTMAPYAIGMAKWDPFGTSYSQASIGSTFANSSRVNNGITWMSPNFSGWKGGVTYSLGDASDDTEAYTDRNHTLAAALSYQGQNFFVSTALANITQSHVASVKIGADKDSAKAKSVRQDIKDAQLYGIGGWVRVTPEARIWAAAQWQENFRTGGGISMANLGGSWFKSVEDAEENAPALSEEGVSGYSLLLGTDYVTGQHKVILGAQYFDGEYAGESDLDFQRTVFAAAYEYKLAKTVWFYVAATHSMGHGNAKSLAKENGNYKGDASELMTGFNWNF from the coding sequence ATGAAAAAGACATATCTCGCGCTTGCCCTGGCATCTCTGGTTGCTGCCGGTACTGCTGCGGCAGCGGATGTTCAGATTTACGGCCGCGTTGATGCGGGTCTGCGCTATACATCGGTCAAGCATGGCGACGATACGCTCAAGCTGGAATCCGGCAACCGCGCGCACAACCGTATCGGCTTCAACGTTACGGAAGACATCGGCAACGGCCTCAAGGCAAAGGCTTATCTTGAGAACGGGTTCACGCTTGATGACGGCAATCTTGATACGGCCGGCCAGCTTTTCAACCGTCGTTCGATTCTGGCTCTGGAATCCAAGACCTGGGGTGAAGTAGGCTTCGGCAGAATGGGCACGGTGCATTCGACGATGGCGCCTTATGCGATCGGTATGGCCAAGTGGGACCCGTTCGGAACGTCCTACAGCCAGGCATCCATCGGTTCAACCTTTGCCAATTCAAGCCGCGTCAACAACGGCATCACCTGGATGTCGCCGAATTTCTCCGGCTGGAAGGGCGGCGTTACTTATTCCCTCGGCGATGCGTCGGACGACACGGAAGCCTACACCGACCGCAATCACACTTTGGCTGCAGCGCTCAGCTATCAGGGTCAAAACTTCTTCGTTTCGACGGCATTGGCCAACATCACGCAGAGTCATGTGGCCAGCGTGAAGATCGGTGCTGATAAAGATTCGGCTAAAGCCAAATCCGTCCGCCAGGATATCAAGGATGCTCAGCTCTACGGCATCGGCGGCTGGGTGCGCGTCACGCCTGAGGCCCGAATCTGGGCGGCTGCTCAGTGGCAGGAAAATTTCCGTACGGGCGGCGGCATTTCCATGGCTAATCTTGGCGGCAGCTGGTTCAAGTCTGTCGAAGATGCCGAAGAGAACGCTCCGGCACTCTCTGAAGAAGGCGTCTCGGGTTACAGCCTGCTGCTTGGTACCGACTATGTGACGGGGCAGCACAAGGTGATTCTTGGGGCTCAGTATTTTGACGGCGAATATGCCGGTGAGAGCGATCTTGACTTCCAGCGTACGGTTTTTGCAGCTGCTTATGAATACAAGCTTGCGAAGACGGTCTGGTTCTATGTGGCTGCCACTCATTCGATGGGGCATGGCAACGCCAAGTCCCTTGCCAAGGAGAATGGCAACTATAAGGGAGATGCTTCCGAGCTCATGACGGGTTTCAACTGGAACTTCTAA
- a CDS encoding phosphatidate cytidylyltransferase → MLSLRIATASVLFLILLLAIWAGPLWFAGVMAIAFGLALYEWLRIGNLGPVPAALISAIEMITQFSLYWAGALPKMDWFLFIVDGVVMIAWFVIFFLELFHRENGFKVNVFQCLLSAVVFVPAAYLSFLWLNEQGTWVLVLSVMLIIWGADICAYFCGRAWGKHKLCPAISPKKTWEGVIGAYVIVIVFFLLCYWFCDQKVVFTNFIFERAGFGWGVVILAILIALSIAGDLFESMLKRLAGIKDSSNLLPGHGGFFDRMDSSMPVIPAATWMMLAVLLF, encoded by the coding sequence ATGCTGTCGCTTCGCATTGCCACTGCGTCCGTGCTCTTTCTCATCCTGCTTCTCGCCATCTGGGCAGGACCCCTCTGGTTTGCCGGAGTGATGGCGATCGCCTTCGGCCTCGCGCTTTACGAGTGGCTGAGAATCGGCAATCTCGGGCCTGTTCCGGCCGCACTCATTTCCGCCATTGAAATGATCACGCAGTTTTCGCTCTACTGGGCGGGGGCGCTCCCGAAGATGGACTGGTTCCTCTTCATCGTCGACGGCGTCGTCATGATTGCCTGGTTCGTGATCTTCTTCCTCGAGCTCTTCCATCGCGAGAACGGCTTCAAGGTGAATGTCTTCCAGTGCCTTCTCTCGGCCGTAGTCTTCGTGCCGGCGGCCTACTTGTCCTTCCTCTGGCTCAATGAACAGGGCACCTGGGTGCTTGTTCTCTCGGTGATGCTCATCATCTGGGGCGCGGACATCTGCGCCTACTTCTGCGGCCGCGCCTGGGGCAAGCACAAGCTCTGCCCGGCAATTTCTCCGAAGAAGACCTGGGAAGGCGTGATCGGCGCCTACGTGATCGTCATCGTCTTCTTCCTTCTCTGCTATTGGTTCTGCGACCAGAAGGTGGTCTTCACCAACTTCATCTTCGAGCGTGCGGGCTTCGGCTGGGGCGTTGTGATCCTTGCCATCCTGATTGCGCTTTCGATCGCGGGCGACCTCTTTGAGTCGATGCTGAAGCGCCTTGCCGGCATCAAGGATTCCTCGAACCTTCTCCCCGGGCACGGCGGGTTCTTCGACCGCATGGACAGCTCCATGCCGGTGATCCCGGCCGCTACCTGGATGATGCTGGCCGTTCTGCTCTTCTGA
- a CDS encoding YigZ family protein encodes MTELYPVPDLPPGSFHRTEDTIRRSRFIVSVARAASPEAAHAFIEQIRAEHAQATHNCWAFNAGAPGDTAQVGASDDGEPKGTAGRPMLTAVLHSGIGEVVVVVTRYFGGILLGTGGLVRAYQGTAKLGLETVPTREREVLVRYVVSMDPAFDGSFQNLARQLGVVIVSSDYRFDASYELLVPEASAGKLESELSRITMGEALVDRQEEEAV; translated from the coding sequence ATGACAGAGCTTTATCCCGTTCCTGATCTTCCTCCGGGGAGCTTTCATCGAACCGAGGACACCATCCGGCGCTCGCGCTTCATCGTGAGCGTCGCGCGTGCGGCTTCGCCCGAAGCCGCGCACGCCTTCATCGAACAAATCCGCGCCGAGCACGCTCAGGCGACGCACAACTGCTGGGCATTCAATGCGGGCGCCCCGGGGGATACCGCGCAGGTGGGCGCGAGCGACGACGGCGAACCGAAGGGTACGGCCGGCCGGCCGATGCTGACGGCCGTGCTTCACAGCGGCATCGGCGAAGTGGTGGTGGTGGTCACCCGTTATTTCGGCGGCATTCTCCTTGGCACGGGAGGTCTTGTCCGCGCCTACCAGGGGACTGCGAAGCTCGGGCTTGAGACCGTACCCACGCGCGAGCGCGAGGTGCTCGTGCGCTATGTGGTTTCGATGGATCCGGCCTTCGACGGGAGCTTTCAGAACCTCGCGCGCCAGCTCGGCGTCGTCATCGTTTCATCAGACTATCGGTTTGATGCCTCTTATGAACTGCTGGTTCCGGAAGCCAGTGCCGGAAAGCTCGAGAGCGAACTCTCCCGCATTACGATGGGCGAAGCGTTGGTAGACCGTCAGGAAGAGGAAGCGGTATAG
- a CDS encoding metallophosphoesterase, translated as MRFAVFHLIMALWVLWRFVLPLRMAKGAKWALALVVIAVSLFSTVTTLFFGGLLSPELPRAVLIAGNFGEAVLLFLTVFTLLREVVIFFSVLAGRSGEKIHRAVQQDRRTAIGLGALSVGFAAFGIKKGIEVPEVRYHTAKIQDLPPELEGFEFVQLSDTHCSALLTEPHAEALVERVNSLHPRLILMTGDFVDGAVERREKDIAPFAKLKAEYGVWGCDGNHEHYGDYPRWEKKFAQLGIRVLRNEHAVLEVEGNDGKPARLCLGGVCDPMAARFGRELPDVRKTFAGAPDPKAVPRILMAHQPKMFPRYRANEEFALQLSGHTHGGQIIGMDRAVAIMNGTYVRGFYRSPEGTLLYVHPGSGLWNGFPIRVGVPSEIAVIRLERRRA; from the coding sequence ATGCGTTTTGCCGTCTTTCATCTGATCATGGCCCTCTGGGTGCTCTGGCGCTTTGTGCTCCCGCTCAGAATGGCAAAAGGCGCAAAATGGGCGCTCGCGCTCGTCGTCATTGCAGTTTCTCTTTTTTCCACCGTCACGACGCTCTTCTTCGGGGGGCTGCTTTCGCCTGAACTCCCGAGAGCAGTGCTGATTGCGGGAAATTTCGGCGAAGCAGTGCTGCTCTTTCTCACGGTCTTCACGCTTTTGAGAGAAGTCGTGATTTTCTTTTCCGTTCTTGCGGGCCGTTCGGGCGAGAAAATTCATCGGGCGGTGCAGCAGGACCGCCGCACGGCGATCGGTCTGGGGGCATTGAGCGTCGGCTTTGCCGCTTTCGGCATCAAGAAGGGCATTGAAGTTCCCGAGGTGCGCTACCACACGGCGAAAATCCAGGACCTTCCCCCGGAGCTCGAGGGCTTTGAATTCGTTCAGCTCTCAGACACCCACTGCTCTGCGCTTCTGACGGAGCCTCATGCGGAAGCGCTCGTCGAGCGCGTCAATTCGCTTCATCCCCGGCTTATTCTCATGACGGGCGACTTCGTCGACGGGGCGGTTGAGCGGCGTGAAAAGGACATTGCGCCCTTTGCCAAATTGAAGGCGGAATACGGCGTCTGGGGGTGCGACGGCAATCACGAGCACTACGGCGACTATCCGCGATGGGAGAAGAAGTTCGCCCAACTCGGCATCCGGGTTTTGCGAAACGAGCACGCCGTGCTTGAGGTCGAGGGAAACGACGGCAAACCGGCCAGACTCTGCCTCGGCGGCGTCTGCGATCCGATGGCCGCTCGTTTCGGCCGCGAGCTTCCGGATGTCAGGAAGACCTTCGCGGGTGCCCCGGATCCTAAAGCCGTTCCCCGCATACTGATGGCGCATCAGCCTAAGATGTTCCCGCGCTACCGCGCCAACGAGGAATTTGCGCTCCAGCTTTCGGGCCACACGCATGGCGGCCAGATCATCGGAATGGATCGGGCGGTAGCCATCATGAACGGCACCTATGTGCGGGGGTTCTACCGGAGTCCCGAAGGAACGCTTCTTTACGTGCATCCGGGTTCGGGCCTCTGGAACGGCTTCCCGATCCGCGTGGGCGTGCCCTCTGAAATTGCAGTGATCCGGCTTGAGAGAAGAAGAGCCTGA
- the dxr gene encoding 1-deoxy-D-xylulose-5-phosphate reductoisomerase, with translation MQNIALLGATGSIGRSALAVAALHPDRYRIHSIAGGSRVAELVEIARNVHPKHVAIADESKYEDLRQALADAGLKDIEAHAGAAAVRSLAEDPEADAVLQAIVGAAGVAPTFAAARAGKRLMLANKESVVCGGALLMKTIAEHGAELLPVDSEHSAVFQCLAAADEKMKKAARIILTASGGPFRGRRDLSGITPEMAVKHPRWSMGRKISVDSATLMNKGLEIIEASWLFGFPEYRIDVLVHPESIIHSMVEFADGAVMAELGTPDMKTPIAVAMSWPERIASGTERLSLAKLGKLTFEAPDTETFPLLALARESLRRGGVASIVMNAANEAAVAAFLERKLSFTGIFDVVTSMTRGFEAPAPASAEEILAVDAEARRRTAEFMAKRR, from the coding sequence ATGCAGAACATCGCACTCCTCGGCGCAACGGGCAGCATCGGACGCTCGGCGCTTGCCGTGGCGGCTCTTCACCCCGACCGCTATCGGATTCATTCCATCGCAGGCGGGAGCCGCGTCGCGGAACTCGTTGAGATTGCCCGGAATGTTCATCCGAAGCACGTCGCCATTGCGGATGAATCGAAGTACGAGGACCTCCGGCAGGCGCTCGCCGATGCCGGATTGAAGGACATCGAAGCGCATGCAGGCGCGGCAGCGGTCCGCTCGCTCGCCGAGGACCCGGAAGCCGATGCGGTGCTGCAGGCGATCGTGGGGGCGGCGGGCGTTGCGCCCACTTTTGCTGCCGCGAGGGCCGGAAAGCGCCTCATGCTCGCCAATAAGGAGAGCGTCGTCTGCGGCGGCGCGCTCCTCATGAAGACGATCGCAGAGCATGGCGCCGAGCTTCTTCCCGTGGACAGCGAACACAGCGCGGTCTTTCAGTGCCTCGCGGCCGCCGACGAGAAGATGAAGAAGGCGGCGCGGATCATTCTCACCGCCTCGGGCGGCCCCTTCCGCGGGCGGCGCGATCTCTCGGGAATTACGCCCGAAATGGCCGTGAAGCACCCGCGCTGGAGCATGGGCCGAAAGATCAGCGTCGACAGCGCCACCCTCATGAATAAGGGTCTCGAGATTATTGAAGCCTCCTGGCTCTTCGGCTTCCCTGAATACAGGATCGACGTTCTCGTGCACCCCGAATCGATCATCCATTCGATGGTGGAATTTGCCGACGGCGCGGTGATGGCTGAGCTCGGAACCCCCGACATGAAGACCCCGATCGCGGTCGCCATGAGCTGGCCCGAAAGAATCGCAAGCGGGACGGAGAGGCTCAGTCTCGCGAAGCTCGGGAAACTCACCTTTGAAGCGCCCGACACGGAAACCTTCCCGCTCCTCGCGCTCGCGCGAGAGTCGCTGAGAAGGGGCGGCGTCGCATCGATCGTGATGAATGCCGCAAACGAAGCGGCCGTTGCCGCCTTCCTCGAGCGGAAGCTTTCCTTCACAGGCATTTTCGACGTAGTGACCTCGATGACGCGAGGATTCGAGGCGCCGGCTCCGGCTTCGGCAGAAGAAATTCTCGCGGTCGACGCCGAGGCCCGCCGCCGTACGGCGGAATTCATGGCAAAGCGCCGCTAA
- the rseP gene encoding RIP metalloprotease RseP, whose translation MGSLSVLLAVVGFLLTIGVVVLIHEGGHYLAAKWLGFAVRRFSIGMGKVVWRKNAWDTEFALSLLPIGGYVAFEEEEKREDGTPVKGILFEKGPRWRRAIVIAAGPLMNFVLAVALFTASGAIGVSDLAPYVTAAPGSQAEAQGIHRMDRVTAVAGRPIAGVTDFNATLLEQTGRPDVRIEFERNGEPFVRHFDLTGVTLEDATRTKGLILPKLGFLLAGKGVLVVDAVSGGPAAQAGLKAGDMILRINGEPSDFQTFASMIRTHAGKPLELEVQSLVSEEAPVRQLTMTPRAEKDEKTGALSGKADLRFAQGVERVTVRRGPIESLTIAVDKVIGLTRFQAEAVGDMAKGELSTENLSGPVGIAGMAGSALTAGLSAFLEFLALISIAIGFMNLIPIPALDGGQLVILGIEALMGRDIPRGVREKLGAVSMALLILLAVYVTVNDVGRLGG comes from the coding sequence ATGGGATCGTTATCGGTGCTTTTGGCCGTCGTGGGTTTTCTTCTTACGATCGGCGTTGTTGTGCTCATTCACGAGGGCGGCCACTATCTCGCCGCCAAGTGGCTCGGGTTTGCCGTTAGGCGCTTTTCCATCGGCATGGGTAAGGTTGTCTGGAGAAAGAACGCCTGGGATACGGAATTCGCGCTTTCGCTTCTTCCGATCGGCGGCTACGTTGCCTTTGAGGAAGAGGAAAAGCGAGAGGACGGCACGCCCGTCAAGGGGATTCTTTTTGAAAAGGGCCCCCGCTGGCGCCGAGCCATCGTGATCGCGGCCGGTCCCCTCATGAATTTCGTGCTTGCGGTGGCGCTCTTCACCGCTTCGGGCGCCATCGGCGTCTCTGATCTTGCGCCCTATGTGACTGCGGCGCCGGGTTCTCAGGCGGAAGCGCAGGGGATTCACCGCATGGATCGCGTTACCGCTGTGGCCGGACGGCCGATTGCGGGCGTGACGGACTTCAACGCGACGCTTCTTGAGCAGACGGGGCGCCCGGACGTTCGGATCGAATTCGAGCGAAACGGCGAACCCTTCGTGCGGCACTTCGACCTCACGGGGGTGACGCTCGAAGACGCCACCCGGACGAAGGGCCTCATTCTTCCGAAGCTTGGGTTCCTGCTTGCGGGCAAAGGCGTTCTGGTCGTGGATGCCGTTTCCGGCGGACCCGCTGCTCAGGCGGGCTTGAAAGCGGGAGACATGATTCTCCGGATCAACGGCGAACCTTCGGATTTTCAAACCTTTGCATCGATGATCCGCACGCATGCCGGAAAGCCGCTTGAGCTTGAGGTGCAGAGCCTCGTCTCCGAGGAAGCACCGGTCCGACAGCTCACGATGACGCCGCGTGCAGAAAAGGACGAAAAGACGGGCGCGCTTTCGGGGAAGGCCGATCTGCGATTTGCGCAGGGGGTCGAGCGCGTGACGGTGCGCCGCGGCCCGATTGAATCCCTCACGATTGCGGTCGACAAAGTGATCGGCCTCACGCGCTTCCAGGCAGAAGCCGTGGGCGATATGGCGAAGGGGGAATTAAGCACCGAGAATCTCTCGGGCCCCGTCGGCATTGCCGGGATGGCGGGGAGCGCGCTCACGGCCGGCCTTTCGGCCTTCCTTGAATTTCTTGCCCTCATTTCGATCGCGATCGGCTTTATGAATCTGATTCCGATTCCGGCGCTCGACGGTGGGCAGCTCGTCATCCTCGGCATAGAAGCCCTGATGGGGCGGGATATCCCAAGGGGCGTACGGGAAAAGCTCGGCGCCGTCAGCATGGCGCTTCTGATCCTTCTTGCCGTCTATGTCACGGTGAACGATGTCGGACGGCTTGGAGGGTGA
- the bamA gene encoding outer membrane protein assembly factor BamA, with the protein MKREFVLQLHQLNRLAAGITAAFLFAGSASAFVISDIRVEGLTRTEPGTVFSHLPFRAGEDYTAEKGVRAIHSLYQSGLFRDVTLSQDGDVIVVRVMERPAVATIETHGIKAFDKEAVEKSLRDVGMAEGRIFDHAILERADQELRRQYLARGYYGANVTTTVTPLERNRVRITINVDEGSASSIASIRFTGNSLFETDDLLDLMQLGTPNWFSWYTKRDLYSREKLAADLETIRSFYMNQGYLDFRIDTVQVSIAPNKSDVYITINLTEGEKYTIRSAKLQGDMLGLDDQLNALVTLKEGDIYNAQAVKDVSTAITDKLSTLGYAFASANPNPISDPEKRTVDIVYTIDPGRRAYVRRVNITGNNRTRDEVIRREVRQYEAAWFDSDKVKLSRDRIDRLGYFETVTAEPKPVPGTRDQVDLEVNVKERPTGSISLGAGYSTSEGIILSAGFAQNNVFGTGNSVSVDVNTSKSQRTYALSVVEPYVTPEGVSRSYEIYDRRVDLEELDVADVKYETYGAGVSWGIPFTELDRIFLGTRVESTTVDTNSNSPRRYQNYVDQFGDNPISVALTAGWSRDSRDNSLAPTRGVYQRFSGEFGLPGFDIQYYKATYQYQHFIPLSRTWTLAFNGEVGWGDVYGSTEQFPFFKNFYVGGIGSVRGFESGTLGPKDYSVDNDGDNLGGDRMLTGNIEILAPLPGGDRTLRVFGFLDTGYAWGYEGDAYGHYKRQKIDFGDLRYSTGFGVAWISPLGPLKFSIAFPLNDQEGDDTQRFQFQIGTGF; encoded by the coding sequence ATGAAGAGAGAGTTCGTTTTGCAGCTCCATCAACTCAACCGCCTGGCGGCCGGCATTACTGCCGCCTTTCTTTTCGCCGGATCGGCTTCGGCCTTCGTCATTTCGGATATCCGTGTCGAAGGCCTGACGAGAACAGAACCCGGCACGGTCTTCTCCCACCTGCCTTTCCGCGCCGGCGAGGACTACACGGCTGAAAAGGGCGTTCGCGCCATTCATTCTCTCTACCAGTCGGGGCTCTTCCGCGACGTGACGCTCTCGCAGGACGGCGACGTCATCGTGGTCCGCGTGATGGAGCGCCCGGCCGTAGCAACGATTGAGACGCACGGCATCAAGGCGTTCGACAAGGAAGCCGTTGAAAAGAGCCTGCGCGATGTCGGCATGGCCGAGGGCCGCATTTTCGACCACGCGATTCTTGAGCGCGCCGACCAGGAACTGAGAAGACAGTACCTCGCCCGCGGCTATTACGGCGCCAACGTGACGACGACGGTGACGCCGCTCGAGCGCAACCGCGTGCGCATCACCATCAACGTGGACGAGGGTTCCGCTTCGTCGATCGCCTCGATCCGCTTCACCGGAAATTCGCTCTTTGAGACCGACGATCTGCTCGATCTCATGCAGCTCGGAACCCCCAACTGGTTCTCCTGGTACACGAAGCGCGACCTCTATTCGCGCGAGAAGCTTGCGGCCGACCTTGAGACGATCCGCTCCTTCTACATGAATCAGGGCTACCTCGACTTCCGGATCGACACGGTTCAGGTTTCGATTGCTCCCAATAAGTCCGACGTCTACATCACGATCAACCTGACCGAAGGCGAAAAGTACACGATCCGGTCGGCGAAGCTCCAGGGCGACATGCTCGGGCTCGATGATCAGCTGAACGCGCTCGTGACGCTCAAGGAAGGCGACATCTACAACGCTCAGGCCGTGAAGGATGTTTCGACCGCGATCACGGACAAGCTCTCAACGCTCGGCTACGCATTTGCGAGCGCCAATCCCAATCCGATCTCGGATCCGGAAAAGCGCACCGTCGACATCGTCTACACGATCGACCCGGGCCGCCGCGCCTACGTCCGCCGCGTCAACATCACGGGCAACAACCGCACGCGCGACGAAGTGATCCGACGCGAAGTGCGTCAGTACGAAGCCGCCTGGTTCGACAGCGACAAGGTGAAGCTTTCGCGCGACCGCATCGACCGTCTCGGCTACTTTGAGACCGTTACGGCCGAGCCCAAGCCCGTTCCGGGCACCCGCGATCAGGTCGACCTTGAAGTGAACGTCAAAGAACGTCCGACGGGCTCGATTTCCTTGGGCGCCGGCTACTCCACTTCGGAAGGCATCATTCTTTCGGCGGGCTTTGCGCAGAACAACGTCTTCGGTACCGGCAATTCGGTGTCGGTCGACGTGAATACGTCGAAGTCGCAGCGCACCTACGCGCTCTCCGTGGTTGAACCCTACGTGACGCCCGAGGGCGTGAGCCGGTCGTACGAAATCTACGACCGCCGCGTCGACCTCGAGGAACTCGACGTTGCCGACGTGAAGTACGAAACGTACGGCGCGGGCGTGAGCTGGGGCATTCCGTTCACGGAACTCGACCGCATTTTCCTCGGCACCCGCGTTGAATCCACGACCGTGGACACCAACAGCAATTCGCCGAGGCGCTACCAGAACTATGTCGACCAGTTCGGCGACAACCCGATCAGCGTGGCGCTCACCGCCGGCTGGTCGCGCGACAGCCGCGACAATTCGCTTGCGCCGACGCGCGGCGTCTATCAGCGCTTCTCGGGCGAATTCGGCCTCCCGGGCTTCGACATTCAGTACTACAAGGCCACCTACCAGTACCAGCACTTCATTCCGCTTTCGCGCACCTGGACCCTTGCCTTCAACGGCGAAGTGGGCTGGGGCGACGTCTACGGCAGCACCGAACAGTTCCCGTTCTTCAAGAACTTCTACGTGGGCGGCATCGGCTCGGTGCGCGGCTTCGAGTCGGGCACGCTGGGTCCGAAGGACTATTCGGTCGACAACGACGGCGACAACCTCGGCGGCGACCGCATGCTGACGGGCAATATCGAAATCCTCGCGCCGCTCCCTGGCGGCGACAGAACGCTGCGCGTCTTCGGCTTCCTCGATACGGGCTATGCCTGGGGCTACGAAGGCGATGCGTACGGGCACTACAAGCGCCAGAAGATCGACTTCGGCGACCTGCGCTATTCGACGGGCTTCGGCGTTGCCTGGATTTCGCCCCTCGGCCCCCTGAAGTTCTCGATTGCCTTCCCGCTGAACGACCAGGAAGGCGACGATACGCAGCGCTTCCAGTTCCAGATCGGCACGGGCTTCTGA